From Saprospiraceae bacterium, one genomic window encodes:
- a CDS encoding PorT family protein: MVKFFQNILVLILLIGVVDFGHSQYAIGLRGGAVISRFQFSDPITELGVQYRTHFQVAVPLQIQLNSRLYLQFEAQFIQKGVRLFFRDQVDFYDYRINTQLIEFPVLLKMNFSSWDSKLFLFGGPGMAYYMTGKYREYYSEKDEIFDIRNRVDYKGVNRWDIILQLGGEFAWTLFRDWEMFLDARYHFGFINFDYLAIGPLDEVHSRSISLSIGVKKLWEN; this comes from the coding sequence ATGGTGAAGTTTTTCCAAAATATACTGGTTTTAATTTTATTGATTGGTGTTGTCGATTTCGGTCACTCACAATATGCAATTGGATTGAGGGGCGGTGCAGTCATTTCCCGTTTCCAGTTTTCTGATCCGATAACTGAGTTGGGGGTTCAATATAGAACCCACTTCCAGGTAGCAGTTCCCCTTCAAATACAATTAAATTCACGCTTGTACTTACAGTTTGAAGCACAGTTTATTCAGAAAGGAGTCCGCCTTTTTTTTAGGGACCAGGTGGACTTTTATGACTATCGGATCAATACACAATTGATTGAATTTCCAGTATTGTTAAAGATGAATTTTAGTAGTTGGGACTCCAAATTGTTTTTATTTGGAGGACCAGGCATGGCTTATTATATGACAGGTAAATACAGAGAATATTACTCAGAAAAAGACGAAATATTTGATATCAGAAACCGGGTCGATTACAAAGGGGTCAATCGGTGGGATATCATCTTGCAGCTAGGTGGAGAATTCGCCTGGACCCTCTTTAGAGATTGGGAAATGTTTTTAGATGCAAGGTATCATTTTGGTTTTATCAATTTTGATTATTTGGCGATCGGACCATTGGATGAAGTCCATTCAAGAAGTATTTCCTTGAGTATTGGTGTAAAGAAATTATGGGAAAATTGA
- a CDS encoding threonylcarbamoyl-AMP synthase, with the protein MQTIIGKDVVKSAQLLREGNVIAIPTETVYGLAGNALNSKVVSQIFNIKGRPITNPLILHVNSVDQAKLYSSEWPEWAEILSMEFWPGPLTLLLKKTGLINDQLTSGSDRVAIRIPAHSMTRELLSMLDFPLAAPSANPFTYISPTTAEHVLKQLGGKIPYILDGGPCKKGLESTIVGMEEGQIYIYREGAVTAEQISKWLGPIKIKVKNDEDKSTEAPGMLQKHYSPYTRLLVTEDAISWKELGHEKKLGFVLYNSPAYLFEEFPCVVLSHTKDPDEAASNLYAALHALDAMGLDLIIAELMPAEGIGRAINDRLRRAANS; encoded by the coding sequence ATGCAGACGATAATTGGTAAAGACGTTGTAAAATCAGCTCAATTGTTAAGAGAAGGAAACGTAATTGCGATACCCACCGAAACAGTTTATGGTCTTGCTGGAAATGCATTAAACAGCAAAGTGGTCAGTCAGATATTCAACATAAAGGGAAGGCCAATCACCAATCCCTTGATTTTACATGTCAACAGCGTTGATCAAGCCAAGTTGTACAGTTCTGAATGGCCTGAATGGGCAGAAATACTTTCGATGGAATTTTGGCCCGGACCTTTGACTCTTTTGCTAAAAAAGACTGGATTAATCAATGATCAACTGACTTCTGGCTCTGATCGGGTAGCCATCAGAATACCCGCTCATTCCATGACCAGAGAATTATTGTCGATGCTTGATTTTCCTTTGGCGGCGCCAAGTGCAAATCCATTTACTTACATCAGTCCAACCACAGCAGAGCATGTTTTGAAACAACTCGGTGGTAAAATTCCGTATATTTTAGATGGAGGTCCATGTAAGAAAGGACTTGAGTCCACCATCGTCGGAATGGAAGAAGGTCAGATATATATATACAGAGAGGGCGCTGTCACCGCTGAGCAAATTTCTAAATGGTTGGGGCCTATCAAAATAAAGGTTAAGAATGATGAAGATAAATCGACTGAAGCTCCTGGAATGTTGCAAAAGCATTATTCTCCGTATACCAGATTATTAGTTACAGAGGATGCAATCTCATGGAAAGAATTGGGACATGAAAAAAAGCTTGGTTTTGTGTTATACAACAGCCCTGCTTATTTATTTGAGGAATTTCCTTGCGTTGTCCTTTCACACACCAAAGATCCGGATGAGGCTGCTTCCAATTTGTATGCAGCATTGCATGCACTGGATGCAATGGGTTTGGATCTGATCATCGCAGAACTTATGCCCGCAGAGGGAATTGGCAGGGCAATCAACGACCGTTTGAGGAGAGCTGCTAATTCATAA
- a CDS encoding Hpt domain-containing protein, with the protein MIDLSLLQNLFGDEELVHKFLYNFNNEAPRQLEKLISHIQNEEFKKASIEAHSLKTQLAYLQDVDAVNMAYTLEKQTDSNHFDAHGQILELSFQLKEKINSITELIKNDYHICPK; encoded by the coding sequence GTGATTGATTTAAGTTTATTGCAAAATTTATTTGGCGATGAAGAACTTGTTCATAAATTTCTCTATAATTTTAACAATGAAGCACCACGGCAACTGGAAAAACTCATCTCGCACATTCAAAATGAAGAATTTAAAAAAGCTTCTATTGAAGCACACAGTTTAAAAACACAATTGGCATATCTTCAGGATGTTGATGCGGTTAATATGGCTTACACTTTAGAAAAACAAACTGATTCAAATCACTTTGACGCGCATGGTCAAATCTTGGAATTAAGTTTTCAGTTAAAAGAAAAAATTAATTCAATCACCGAATTAATAAAAAACGACTATCACATCTGTCCAAAATAA
- a CDS encoding CotH kinase family protein, translating to MNNLWKPFIRLLLGSMILNGSFAQIRLSEFCPDNQTLLPDASFKYEDWIEIYNSSSNFLTIKNLFLTDNPDKPNKWAIPAISMPPQSFHLFFASGKDGIVSSQWHTNFSLSKDGEFLGLWSNEKGWIDSLQFGPIPVDHTYVSDMMGQWFCSGQATPLEKNESNEESQSCEVQNPKFSLPSGFYHQPIEVELNSTQAGIKIYYTTDGTDPTDQSLIYHSPILVNQSMTVKAIAYNHTRLSSDIVHSSFHMDTATYRMPLLYLSVDSKLLFDSTTGIFMSGPNASSEYPYYGANFWSEKEIPAHISYFSNLGEIIFEGRFDIAVHGGKSTRTQAMKPMRIYAKEKYRQALINFPFFPSLPESDLFKRIVLRNSGSDFNKAHLRDGYLCHYINSQKLNVIANGYQPVIVYINGEFYGLMEVREKLDSYYPLAKYKLLPEQIDFLEDDSLIITGDRMAFDSLYHYIVTHDLSKKENYEFTEKFLDIPGFCDYLIAETYFNNWDWPNNNVKYWRKKDQGKWNYLFYDSDVCLNAFPWAAHTESNLGRILGPVADHNKHISIFKALLKNDSFKNYFINRYADLINTSFRPSKMMAVLDSLELFLESAMHAHFNKWGSNVGEWKNELNTKLRTYITFRPEFAFEHIRKEMKQDSLCTITVETLPKDAGVIQLNSLTLNDFPFSGQYFTSNSVQLNATRKPGYRFAYWLIGKDTSFSSPLNIFPINEMKIQAVYQLAHNEDTYSVYPNPANHTIYLEYYSDSDQQEQISFSDISGKIYSSHPIKTNQGVNYKELNVEALSNGIYFLQLSRRNPKKLLIIR from the coding sequence ATGAACAATCTGTGGAAGCCATTTATCAGACTTCTTCTCGGGTCAATGATATTGAATGGGTCGTTTGCGCAAATCAGATTATCAGAATTTTGTCCTGACAATCAAACCCTGTTGCCGGATGCCTCATTCAAATATGAGGATTGGATTGAAATTTACAATTCCTCTTCAAACTTCTTGACCATCAAAAACCTTTTTCTGACGGACAATCCGGATAAGCCAAATAAATGGGCCATACCCGCGATAAGCATGCCTCCTCAATCCTTCCATCTCTTTTTTGCTTCCGGAAAAGATGGAATTGTATCCTCACAATGGCATACCAATTTTAGTCTTTCCAAAGATGGAGAATTTCTTGGACTTTGGTCGAATGAAAAGGGATGGATCGATTCCTTACAATTTGGGCCTATTCCTGTTGATCACACTTATGTTTCTGACATGATGGGACAATGGTTTTGTTCTGGTCAGGCTACCCCACTTGAAAAAAATGAATCGAATGAAGAATCCCAAAGTTGCGAAGTTCAAAACCCTAAGTTTAGTTTACCATCAGGTTTTTACCATCAGCCAATTGAAGTAGAATTAAACTCAACTCAGGCAGGAATTAAAATATATTATACAACCGATGGGACAGATCCTACGGATCAATCATTAATTTATCATAGTCCCATTCTGGTGAATCAAAGCATGACTGTCAAAGCCATCGCTTATAATCATACACGATTGAGCTCAGACATCGTTCATTCAAGTTTTCACATGGACACCGCAACTTACCGGATGCCCTTGCTTTATTTGTCTGTTGATTCAAAGTTACTTTTTGACAGTACAACAGGTATTTTTATGTCAGGCCCAAATGCCTCTTCTGAATATCCCTATTATGGGGCCAACTTTTGGTCCGAGAAGGAGATACCAGCCCATATTAGTTATTTTTCAAATCTTGGGGAAATAATTTTTGAAGGAAGGTTTGACATTGCCGTTCATGGCGGAAAATCAACCAGAACTCAGGCAATGAAACCAATGAGGATTTATGCAAAAGAAAAATACAGACAAGCCCTGATCAATTTCCCCTTCTTTCCTTCTCTACCTGAGTCTGATCTATTTAAAAGAATTGTTTTGAGAAACTCCGGAAGTGATTTTAACAAAGCACATTTGAGAGATGGATATTTATGCCATTATATAAACAGTCAAAAATTAAATGTAATTGCCAATGGGTATCAACCTGTTATTGTATATATAAATGGTGAATTTTATGGTCTCATGGAGGTCAGGGAAAAACTCGATTCCTATTACCCTCTTGCAAAATACAAACTACTGCCAGAGCAAATTGACTTCCTGGAGGACGACAGTTTGATAATAACGGGAGATCGAATGGCTTTTGATTCTCTGTATCATTACATTGTCACGCATGACTTAAGCAAGAAAGAAAATTATGAATTTACAGAGAAATTTCTGGACATCCCCGGTTTTTGTGATTATCTGATTGCTGAGACTTATTTCAACAATTGGGATTGGCCCAACAACAATGTCAAGTATTGGAGAAAAAAGGATCAGGGAAAATGGAATTACTTGTTTTATGATTCTGACGTATGTCTCAATGCATTTCCATGGGCAGCACACACCGAGAGTAACTTAGGCAGAATTCTCGGGCCTGTGGCAGACCACAACAAACACATCTCGATATTCAAAGCGCTGCTAAAAAATGACTCTTTCAAAAATTATTTTATCAATCGATATGCTGATTTAATCAATACTTCATTTCGACCATCCAAAATGATGGCAGTTTTAGATAGTCTTGAGTTATTCCTCGAATCAGCCATGCATGCTCACTTCAACAAATGGGGTTCGAATGTAGGCGAATGGAAGAACGAATTAAATACGAAGCTTAGAACTTACATCACTTTCCGACCAGAATTTGCTTTTGAGCATATCAGGAAGGAAATGAAACAAGATTCGCTATGTACCATTACAGTTGAAACATTGCCAAAAGATGCGGGTGTCATACAGCTAAATTCCTTGACTTTAAATGATTTTCCATTTTCAGGCCAATATTTTACGAGCAACTCCGTTCAGTTGAATGCCACCCGAAAGCCTGGCTATAGATTTGCCTACTGGCTCATAGGGAAGGATACAAGCTTTTCATCCCCTTTAAATATTTTTCCAATCAATGAGATGAAAATCCAGGCTGTTTACCAGTTGGCACACAATGAAGATACCTATTCCGTTTATCCAAATCCAGCAAATCATACCATTTATCTGGAATACTACTCGGATAGTGATCAACAGGAACAAATAAGCTTTTCAGACATCTCTGGCAAAATTTATTCAAGCCACCCCATAAAAACCAATCAGGGTGTCAACTACAAAGAGCTGAATGTCGAGGCTCTCTCAAATGGAATTTATTTCTTGCAACTATCCCGAAGAAACCCTAAGAAGTTATTGATTATCCGTTAA
- a CDS encoding sulfite exporter TauE/SafE family protein translates to MDIIGYIASVVIGISLGLIGGGGSILTVPVLVYLFGVDVVTATAYSLFIVGLTSLAGSMDGFRKDLVDLKMVAWFGIPSLIAVFCSRAFIVPSIPETVLQLGGYELTKSVFLMLLFAILMLAASFGMIRKSRVENQPASEKSSFNWIYAVMEGGVVGVLTGMVGAGGGFLIIPALVILSKLPMKKAVGTSLVIIAIKSLIGFFGDPQLLQFDWWFLISVSFFAIFGVFIGGKLSNQIDGQLLKPAFGWFVLIMGCFILVKELWF, encoded by the coding sequence ATGGACATTATTGGGTATATAGCCTCTGTTGTGATCGGAATATCTTTGGGTTTAATTGGAGGAGGAGGAAGTATTCTGACGGTACCTGTGCTGGTCTATCTTTTTGGAGTTGATGTGGTTACTGCTACTGCATATTCACTCTTTATTGTGGGTCTGACCAGTTTGGCTGGATCCATGGATGGTTTTAGGAAAGACCTGGTCGATCTCAAAATGGTGGCATGGTTTGGGATTCCTTCTTTAATTGCAGTTTTTTGTTCCAGAGCTTTTATCGTTCCATCCATTCCTGAGACTGTTTTACAGCTGGGCGGATACGAACTCACCAAATCTGTTTTTTTAATGCTTTTGTTTGCCATTTTGATGCTGGCCGCTTCATTTGGCATGATACGAAAGTCAAGAGTTGAAAATCAGCCTGCCTCAGAAAAAAGCTCATTCAATTGGATTTATGCTGTAATGGAAGGAGGAGTGGTGGGAGTTCTGACCGGAATGGTTGGTGCGGGGGGTGGATTTTTGATCATACCTGCCCTGGTGATATTGAGTAAACTTCCCATGAAAAAAGCGGTCGGGACCTCACTTGTTATTATTGCCATTAAGAGTTTAATTGGATTTTTTGGAGACCCACAACTTTTACAATTCGATTGGTGGTTTCTGATTTCAGTCAGTTTTTTTGCAATTTTTGGAGTTTTTATTGGTGGCAAATTGTCAAACCAAATTGATGGCCAACTCCTTAAACCAGCCTTTGGATGGTTTGTTTTGATCATGGGCTGTTTTATCCTAGTAAAAGAACTTTGGTTTTAA
- a CDS encoding MBL fold metallo-hydrolase — MKVEQIYTGCLAQGAYYIVSEGEAAIIDPLREIQPYLDRIKKDGVRLKYVFETHFHADFVSGHLDLKRKTNAEIVYGPNAECEFECISAVDGQIFELGKVKFKVLHTPGHTMESTCFLLIDENNKNHAIFSGDTLFLGDVGRPDLAQKASSMSQEDLAGMLYDSLMTKIIPLEDDVIVYPAHGAGSACGKNMMKETVDSLGNQKKVNYALNQPDRDTFIKEVTAGLLPPPGYFGANVSMNKKGYENVEDVIHRGLTPLNPEEFERLAESSSALILDTRDAALFYQKFIPQSINIGLKGDFAPWVGSMIVDVKQAILLVAEEGTEEEALIRLSRVGFDHVLGYLKGGIQSWEAAGKELDRIDRIGAESFKNLYQERHPVVLDVRKESEYDAEHVEGSINKPLSEINDWIHLLDPNIHYYIHCAGGYRSMIAGSILQARGFRNFSEVEGGFNAIRKTAIPVTQLACKSKLS, encoded by the coding sequence ATGAAAGTAGAACAAATATATACGGGATGCCTGGCACAAGGAGCCTATTATATTGTCTCAGAAGGAGAGGCAGCCATTATCGATCCTTTGCGGGAGATTCAACCATATCTTGACCGAATCAAAAAAGATGGAGTTAGGCTTAAATATGTATTTGAGACCCATTTTCATGCCGATTTTGTCTCCGGGCACCTTGATCTTAAGCGAAAAACGAATGCGGAAATCGTTTATGGTCCGAATGCTGAATGTGAGTTTGAGTGCATTTCTGCCGTAGATGGTCAGATTTTTGAACTTGGCAAAGTAAAATTTAAAGTACTTCATACTCCCGGGCACACCATGGAGAGTACATGCTTTTTATTAATTGATGAGAACAATAAGAATCACGCTATTTTTTCAGGCGATACTTTGTTTCTTGGAGATGTGGGCAGACCAGATTTGGCTCAAAAGGCCAGTAGCATGAGCCAGGAAGATTTGGCTGGAATGCTTTATGATAGTCTGATGACTAAGATCATACCCCTGGAAGATGATGTCATTGTCTATCCTGCACATGGAGCAGGAAGTGCCTGTGGAAAAAATATGATGAAGGAAACGGTGGACAGCTTAGGTAATCAGAAGAAGGTCAATTACGCACTCAATCAGCCGGACAGGGACACATTTATTAAGGAAGTGACTGCAGGTTTGTTGCCTCCGCCCGGGTATTTTGGAGCAAATGTCAGCATGAATAAGAAGGGTTATGAAAATGTGGAAGATGTGATTCACAGAGGCCTTACTCCATTAAATCCTGAAGAATTTGAACGATTGGCTGAATCCAGTTCAGCTTTGATCTTGGATACAAGAGATGCTGCATTATTTTATCAAAAATTTATTCCTCAATCCATTAATATCGGATTAAAAGGTGACTTTGCCCCTTGGGTTGGATCAATGATTGTGGATGTAAAGCAAGCTATTTTATTGGTAGCAGAAGAAGGTACCGAAGAAGAAGCTTTGATTCGGTTGAGCAGAGTCGGTTTTGACCATGTTTTGGGCTATCTCAAAGGAGGGATTCAGAGCTGGGAAGCAGCAGGGAAGGAACTGGATCGTATAGATCGGATTGGGGCCGAATCATTTAAAAATTTATATCAAGAAAGACATCCAGTTGTACTTGATGTCAGAAAAGAGTCAGAATATGACGCCGAGCATGTAGAGGGAAGTATAAACAAGCCTCTTTCAGAAATTAACGATTGGATACACTTGCTTGATCCAAATATTCACTATTACATTCATTGTGCTGGCGGTTATCGAAGCATGATAGCGGGCAGCATATTGCAGGCCAGGGGATTTAGAAATTTCAGCGAAGTGGAGGGAGGATTCAACGCCATTCGAAAAACAGCTATTCCTGTAACTCAGCTTGCGTGTAAAAGCAAATTAAGTTAG
- a CDS encoding rhodanese-like domain-containing protein, whose protein sequence is MGILSNLFGFGTGNTDLSKMIQLGAFLVDVRTQAEFSAGTFKGAVNIPLDTLERNISKFKGKENIIVFCRSGARSAQAKSILLQHGIQNVFNGGAWDELARLVK, encoded by the coding sequence ATGGGTATATTGAGTAATTTATTTGGTTTTGGTACAGGAAATACGGATCTGTCCAAAATGATCCAGCTTGGCGCATTTCTGGTGGATGTCAGGACGCAGGCAGAATTTTCAGCAGGGACGTTTAAAGGTGCAGTAAACATTCCACTGGATACTTTGGAGCGCAACATTTCCAAGTTCAAAGGGAAAGAGAACATCATTGTTTTTTGTAGAAGTGGTGCAAGATCAGCTCAGGCTAAGTCCATACTACTACAGCATGGAATTCAAAACGTATTCAATGGTGGTGCCTGGGATGAGCTGGCCAGATTGGTAAAATGA
- a CDS encoding response regulator transcription factor, which yields MNTEYRVLLVDDDRTLSPLVKEYLQAKSYQCDLFHNGFEALKFLHENSVDICVLDIKMPLKDGFELARDIRILLPEVPFLFLTGETDKEDRIKGLEAGADDYIIKPFSMQELELRIRAVLRRYLGHHKPKSDSLIYQIGIYRFNPSSRELKNEQSIRKLSAIEAKLLNLFCQSEDWIIDREVALKRIWSDENNFRERSLNVYVSKLRNYLKEDPSIEIMNIHGSGYKLYFK from the coding sequence ATGAATACGGAGTATAGAGTCTTATTGGTGGATGATGATCGCACTTTAAGTCCTTTGGTAAAAGAATATTTACAGGCAAAATCTTACCAATGTGATTTGTTTCACAATGGATTTGAAGCCTTGAAATTTCTCCATGAAAATTCGGTGGACATTTGTGTGTTGGATATCAAAATGCCATTAAAGGATGGCTTTGAATTGGCCAGAGATATTAGAATTTTACTCCCGGAGGTCCCTTTCTTATTTCTTACTGGCGAGACGGATAAAGAGGATCGCATTAAAGGATTGGAGGCTGGGGCGGATGATTACATCATTAAGCCTTTCAGTATGCAGGAACTCGAATTAAGGATTCGGGCAGTTTTGCGAAGATACCTTGGACACCATAAACCAAAATCTGATAGCCTAATTTATCAAATTGGCATCTACCGATTCAATCCTTCCAGTAGGGAGTTAAAAAATGAGCAATCCATCAGAAAACTCAGCGCCATTGAAGCAAAATTATTGAACTTATTTTGTCAGTCAGAAGATTGGATTATTGATCGTGAAGTGGCATTAAAACGGATCTGGTCTGATGAAAATAATTTTCGCGAGAGAAGTTTGAATGTTTATGTCAGTAAGCTTAGAAATTATCTTAAGGAGGATCCTTCCATAGAGATTATGAACATTCATGGTTCAGGATATAAGCTTTATTTTAAATAG